The DNA sequence CTGGCAGTTGCTGACCGGCATCTGGCTGATGTACCTGACTTTCGCGGTTACGTTGAATCTTTCCAATGGCTTGAGCTGGTGGGTGTAGGTCTGCCAGGGCATCCCGGTGAGGGAGGGTATGATAGGCAAGCCGCCAGGCTTGCCTATCACGCTGTATGAAGCCCAGGCTGGCGGTTAAAAGCGTGCCTTCGGCGGCGGGCGCCACTTGTAGCGCCGCCATCCTGGCGGCCACCGCTGGCCTAAGCGAGCGTGCGCCCTCCAGGCCACCGTACCAGCAGGCTAGCGTCCAGCCGCCTGGAAGACGGCGCTACAAGTGGCGAGCGGCTCCGGCCAGGGCGAACGCTCGCTTAGGCCAGCGGTGGCCGCCAGGATGGCGGCGCTACAAGTGGCGTGCGCCCCCCAGGCCAGCAGGCCAGCGTCCAGCCGCCAAGATGGCGGCGCTACAAGTACCAGGTCTCGCTTGCCAACACCTCATGTTTGGTGGAACCGCGCGCTCCGCTGCTCTTGACTTCCTGGCAGACGGCTGGTATGCTTTAGAGAACGGATATATATCGTTCTGCGATATTTTTCCTCATTGATTGCCATCATGTTTCTGGCCCCAACAATGGGAGCCATAGCCGGGCTAGCCCGCAGCCGCTCGCCATACTCACGAACGCGCAGCGCGCATCTGAGAGATCGGCCTACCAATGGCCGCCTGGCCGCCGCGAGCTAGCTGTTGCACGAGGTATTGCATATGGCAAAGCTGATTACCCCCTCACTTTGGGCCGATTGGAAACCCTTTGGCCTGGGCGAAAAGAAGCCGCATCATTTTTGGGAAATCTTCAAGACCGCGTGGGAGAACAAGAACCACCCGCTCTATGCCTGGCGCATTCTCAACAAGGGGTGCTGCGATGGCTGCTCCCTGGGTACGACGGGCATGAAGGACTGGACGATGGATGGCATCCATCTCTGCACCATCCGTCTGAACCTGTTGAAGCTGAATACGATGGGCGCGATGCCCTGGCAGCGGTTGGAAAACGATCTGGAGGGGTTGAAGAAGCTCTCCAGCAAGGAACTGCGCGATCTGGGCCGCCTGCCCTATCCGATGGTGCGGCGGCGCGGCGAGGCCGGGTTCAAGCGTGTTTCCTGGGACGAGGCGCTCAACCTCCTGGCGGAGAAGCTGCGCGCGGTGAACCCGCAGCGCCTGGCCTTCTATCTGACTTCGCGCGGCCTGACCAACGAGACCTATTACGTCGCGCAGAAGGCGGCGCGTTTCCTGGGTACCAATCACATTGATAACGCGGCGCGCGTCTGCCATTCGCCCAGTTCGGTGGCGCTCAAGCAGACCGTTGGCGTCGGCGCGTCCGCCGTCTCCTACCAGGATTGGATCGGCACAGACCTGATCGTCTTTGTGGGCAGCGACATTGCCAACAACCAGCCGGTGACGACGAAGTATCTCTATTATGCCAGGAAGCAGGGTACAAAGCTGGCTGTCATCAACCCCTATCGAGAGCCTGGGCTGGCGCGCTACTGGGTGCCTTCGGTGCCGGAGAGCGCGATGATGGGGACCAAATTGATGGACGAGTTCTATCAGATCAGCACCGGCGGCGATGTGGCTTTCCTGAATGGCACGCTCAAATATCTGATTGAGCAGGGCTGGGTGAATCAGGAGTTTATTGACGCGCACACCGTTGGCTGGGATGAGGTGAAAGCCGAACTTGCCGACCAGGATTGGGAGATGCTGGAACGCTACAGCGGGGCCAGCCGCGAACGTATGCGCCACTTCGCGGAGATGATCCACGCGGCGAAGACGGGCATTCTGGTCTGGAGCATGGGCATTACCCAGCATACCTTTGGTGTGCAGAACGTCAAGGCGGTGGTGAATATCGCGCTGTCGCAGGGCTGGTTGGGCAAGGAACACTGCGGCGTGGTGCCTATTCGTGGACACAGCGGCGTGCAGGGCGGCGCTGAGGTGGGCGCGGTGCCTGATGCGTTTCCGGGCGGCGCGGCGGTGAGCAATCCAGAAAACGTGGAGCGTTTCAGCAAACTGTGGGGCTTTGATACGCCTGAAGGGCCAGGCATGCGCGCGGTTTCGATGATTGACGCGGCCTTTGATGGCGAGCTAGACGCCCTCTATTGCAGCGGCGGTAATTTCCTGGAGGTGCTGCCGGAGCCAGAATACGTGCGCGAGGCGCTGGAAAAGCTGCCCCTGCGCGTGCATCAGGACATCTATGTGACCAGCCAGATGCTGGTGGACCCGGCGGATACCGTCGTGCTGCTGCCCGCGCAGACGCGCTACGAGAACCCCGGCGGGGGTACCGAGACGACGACCGAGCGGCGCATCATCTTCTCGCCGCAGATTCCTGGCCCGCAGGTGGGCGAGGCGCGCTGCGAGTGGGAAATCTTCCAGGAACTGGCGGCGCGTGTCTATCCAGAAAAGCGCGATAAGATCATTTTCCCCAACGCGCAGGCCATCCGCGA is a window from the Ktedonobacterales bacterium genome containing:
- a CDS encoding FdhF/YdeP family oxidoreductase; this encodes MAKLITPSLWADWKPFGLGEKKPHHFWEIFKTAWENKNHPLYAWRILNKGCCDGCSLGTTGMKDWTMDGIHLCTIRLNLLKLNTMGAMPWQRLENDLEGLKKLSSKELRDLGRLPYPMVRRRGEAGFKRVSWDEALNLLAEKLRAVNPQRLAFYLTSRGLTNETYYVAQKAARFLGTNHIDNAARVCHSPSSVALKQTVGVGASAVSYQDWIGTDLIVFVGSDIANNQPVTTKYLYYARKQGTKLAVINPYREPGLARYWVPSVPESAMMGTKLMDEFYQISTGGDVAFLNGTLKYLIEQGWVNQEFIDAHTVGWDEVKAELADQDWEMLERYSGASRERMRHFAEMIHAAKTGILVWSMGITQHTFGVQNVKAVVNIALSQGWLGKEHCGVVPIRGHSGVQGGAEVGAVPDAFPGGAAVSNPENVERFSKLWGFDTPEGPGMRAVSMIDAAFDGELDALYCSGGNFLEVLPEPEYVREALEKLPLRVHQDIYVTSQMLVDPADTVVLLPAQTRYENPGGGTETTTERRIIFSPQIPGPQVGEARCEWEIFQELAARVYPEKRDKIIFPNAQAIRDEIALVMPNYAGIETLRKAGDQVQYGGRYLYKGGQFKTPDGKGHFFALKPPEVALPEGHFILSTRRGKQFNSLIHAKKDTMTGARRDALLLSAEDAAALHVSEGDQVLVKSDNGQSMQCRIHIDAIKPRNVQAFWPECNVLIRRRVCDVAAGVPDYNAIVEIEPLRVAVPVGASASAAD